From the Cryptomeria japonica chromosome 2, Sugi_1.0, whole genome shotgun sequence genome, one window contains:
- the LOC131039196 gene encoding cyclin-dependent kinase F-4-like, with product MDSDLWRVIKNRKQPSLSRTVQRLCFKILKALEYMHGLGYSHHDLKPENLLLEGNNIKISDFGLANNLKEKMEKNEPLDPHVATIAYKVPKLLLKSSCYDFAIDMWSLGVIIAQFHGLEPIFGSRSDWRNQIYNICSVIGCPNEKTWPEGLKLAESLDYQFPKEFDGENCRKNLRRLMSTASEEVIDLVKHLCSWDPKRRPTIKQALSHPFFQSCNNTMNPKFFRYQTNSVLSQNVVFYGFDVFNSEKEERSIQGCVGRISRNSKEKGSARISIEKGSSRSTWQEAGAWCRRSDKMFAEGRLGRWDLQRLRASGRCPRAGGRHRGRASSGGHARRPAGVGTSTTAHAAVGL from the exons ATGGATTCTGATCTATGGAGAGTCATTAAGAATAGAAAACAACCCTCCTTGAGTAGAACAGTTCAAAGACTATGTTTTAAGATTTTGAAAGCTCTGGAATACATGCATGGACTTGGGTATTCCCACCATGATCTCAAGCCTGAAAATCTCTTGCTGGAGGGAAACAACATCAAAATTTCAGACTTTGGCCTTGCTAATAACttgaaggagaaaatggaaaagaacGAGCCCTTGGATCCACATGTTGCAACCATAGCCTATAAAGTGCCTAAACTTCTACTCAAATCATCATGCTATGATTTCGCCATTGATATGTGGTCACTTGGAGTCATAATAGCTCAGTTCCATGGTCTTGAACCCATTTTTGGAAGTAGAAGTGACTGGAGAAATCAGATTTATAACATATGCTCCGTGATTGGATGCCCCAATGAAAAGACATGGCCTGAGGGATTGAAGTTAGCAGAGTCATTGGATTACCAATTTCCAAAAGAGTTTGATGGGGAGAATTGTAGGAAGAATTTGCGTAGATTGATGTCGACTGCGAGTGAGGAAGTGATTGATCTTGTAAAGCATTTGTGCTCATGGGATCCCAAACGTAGACCCACTATAAAACAAGCACTCAGCCACCCTTTTTTCCAGTCGTGTAATAATACTATGAATCCAAAGTTTTTCAGGTATCAGACGAATAGTGTGCTATCGCAAAATGTGGTATTTTATGGCTTCGATGTTTTTAACagtgagaaagaagaaagaagcaTTCAGGGATGTGTGGGTAGAATTTCAAGAAATTCTAAAGAAAAGGGTTCGGCTAGGATTTCAATAGAAAAAGGTTCAA GCAGGTCCACATGGCAAGAGGCTGGGGCCTGGTGTCGGAGGTCCGACAAGATGTTTGCCGAGGGCAGGCTAGGCCGGTGGGATCTACAGAGACTAAGGGCCAGTGGGCGGTGCCCGAGGGCCGGCGGAAGGCACCGAGGTCGGGCTAGCAGTGGAGGGCATGCACGAAGACCGGCGGGAGTAGGTACAAGTACGACAGCACATGCAGCAGTCGGCCTGTAA